A single genomic interval of Lathyrus oleraceus cultivar Zhongwan6 chromosome 7, CAAS_Psat_ZW6_1.0, whole genome shotgun sequence harbors:
- the LOC127106487 gene encoding probable O-methyltransferase 3 — MGSQSEDHVTKMLQAQTKVFNHIFSFINSMSLKCAIELSIPDVIQNYGQPIPLSQLIAKLPIHPSKTSDIYRLMRVLTHCGFFNVIENNNDVEEVMYELNDASRLLLKDHPYSMTSLLHVILGPIMSKPWYQLSSWYKNEDLSPFHTENNGVAFWDYAGHDPKLNELFNEAMACETRMASSVVMGKFREVFEEMESLVDVGGGLGTMSMAIAKSFPKIDCVVFDLPHVVDGLQESENLKYVGGDMFEAIPPTHSILLKGVLHDWNDEECLKILKKCKEAIMSKGKVVIIDAVMGNEKEENETIEAQLFYDLEMMVLVNGKERNEKEWSKLFFSAGFREYKITHGLGFKSLIEVFP; from the exons ATGGGATCTCAAAGTGAAGACCATGTTACAAAAATGCTTCAAGCTCAAACCAAAGTATTCAATCACATTTTCAGTTTCATAAACTCAATGTCCCTTAAATGTGCAATTGAATTGAGTATACCAGATGTCATACAAAACTATGGTCAACCTATCCCACTTTCACAACTCATTGCTAAATTACCAATCCACCCTTCCAAAACCAGTGACATATATCGTTTGATGCGAGTTTTAACACATTGTGGTTTCTTCAATGTCATTGAAAATAACAATGATGTAGAAGAAGTAATGTATGAGCTTAATGATGCATCTAGATTATTGCTTAAGGATCATCCATATAGTATGACATCTTTGTTACATGTTATACTTGGTCCAATTATGAGTAAACCATGGTACCAACTTTCTAGTTGGTACAAAAATGAAGACCTTTCACCTTTTCACACTGAAAATAATGGAGTGGCGTTTTGGGATTATGCTGGTCATGACCCTAAACTTAATGAGTTGTTTAATGAAGCTATGGCTTGTGAAACTAGAATGGCTTCTAGTGTTGTGATGGGGAAGTTTAGAGAGGTGTTTGAAGAGATGGAATCATTGGTTGATGTTGGAGGAGGTTTAGGGACTATGTCTATGGCTATTGCTAAGTCGTTTCCAAAGATTGATTGTGTTGTGTTTGATCTTCCACATGTTGTTGATGGATTGCAAGAAAGTGAGAATTTGAAATATGTTGGAGGGGACATGTTTGAGGCTATTCCTCCCACTCATTCAATTTTACTCAAG GGTGTATTACATGATTGGAACGACGAAGAGTGTTTGAAAATATTAAAGAAATGCAAGGAAGCAATAATGAGTAAAGGAAAAGTGGTAATCATAGATGCAGTGATGGGGAATGAGAAAGAAGAGAATGAAACAATTGAAGCACAATTATTTTATGATTTGGAGATGATGGTATTGGTTAATGGAAAAGAGAGAAATGAGAAAGAATGGTCTAAGTTGTTTTTCTCTGCTGGTTTTAGGGAGTATAAGATAACTCATGGTCTTGGTTTTAAGTCTCTCATTGAGGTTTTCCCATAG